In Thermus islandicus DSM 21543, a single genomic region encodes these proteins:
- the glyA gene encoding serine hydroxymethyltransferase: MVTAALRDEALFELIALEEKRQREGLELIASENFVSKQVREAVGSVLTNKYAEGYPGARYYGGCEVVDQVEGLAIERAKALFGSAWANVQPHSGSQANMAVYMALMEPGDTLMGMDLAAGGHLTHGSRVNFSGRLYRVVSYGVRPDTELIDLDEVRRLALEHRPKVIVAGASAYPRFWDFKAFREIADEVGAYLVVDMAHFAGLVAAGLHPNPVPFAHVVTSTTHKTLRGPRGGLIVANDAELGKRIDKLIFPGIQGGPLEHVIAGKAVAFFEALQPEFKEYSRLVVENAKRLAAELAERGYRIVTGGTDNHLFLVDLRPKGLTGKEAEERLDQVGITVNKNAIPFDPKPPRVTSGIRIGTPALTTRGFTPEEMPLVAELMDRALTQGPSEALREEVRRLALEHPMP, translated from the coding sequence ATGGTCACGGCCGCTTTGCGGGATGAGGCCCTCTTTGAGCTCATCGCCCTGGAGGAGAAAAGGCAGCGGGAAGGCCTGGAGCTCATCGCCAGCGAGAACTTCGTCTCCAAGCAGGTGCGGGAGGCGGTGGGCAGCGTCCTCACCAACAAGTACGCCGAGGGCTACCCGGGGGCCCGGTACTACGGGGGGTGCGAGGTGGTGGACCAGGTGGAGGGGCTGGCTATAGAGCGGGCCAAGGCCCTCTTCGGGTCCGCCTGGGCCAACGTCCAGCCCCACTCCGGCTCCCAGGCCAACATGGCCGTCTACATGGCCCTGATGGAGCCGGGGGACACCCTCATGGGCATGGACCTGGCCGCGGGCGGCCACCTCACCCACGGCTCCCGGGTGAACTTCTCCGGGAGGCTCTACCGGGTGGTCTCCTATGGGGTCCGCCCCGACACGGAGCTGATAGACCTGGACGAGGTGCGCCGCCTGGCCCTAGAGCACCGCCCCAAGGTGATCGTGGCCGGGGCCAGCGCCTACCCCCGGTTCTGGGACTTTAAGGCCTTCCGGGAGATCGCCGACGAGGTGGGGGCTTATTTGGTGGTGGACATGGCCCACTTCGCCGGGCTCGTGGCGGCGGGCCTCCACCCGAACCCCGTCCCTTTCGCCCACGTGGTCACCAGCACCACCCACAAGACCCTACGGGGCCCCCGGGGCGGCCTCATCGTCGCCAACGACGCCGAGCTCGGCAAGAGGATAGACAAGCTCATCTTCCCGGGGATCCAAGGAGGGCCCCTGGAGCACGTCATCGCCGGCAAGGCGGTGGCCTTCTTTGAGGCCTTGCAGCCCGAGTTCAAGGAGTATAGCCGCCTGGTGGTGGAAAACGCCAAGCGCCTGGCGGCGGAGCTTGCGGAAAGGGGCTACCGCATCGTCACCGGGGGCACCGACAACCACCTCTTCCTCGTGGACCTCCGTCCCAAGGGCCTCACGGGCAAGGAGGCGGAGGAAAGGCTGGACCAGGTGGGGATCACGGTGAACAAGAACGCCATCCCCTTTGACCCCAAGCCCCCCCGGGTTACCTCGGGCATCCGCATCGGCACCCCGGCCCTCACCACCCGGGGCTTCACCCCCGAGGAGATGCCCCTCGTGGCCGAGCTCATGGACCGGGCCTTGACCCAGGGCCCCTCGGAAGCCCTACGGGAGGAGGTGCGCCGGCTGGCCTTGGAGCACCCCATGCCCTAG
- a CDS encoding dynamin family protein has translation MLEAEAKRRKEAVRAVLAQGLELLARTPVDTGPLRQALLDLEGPFLLVVVGEFNSGKSTLVNALLGEDLLPEGPTPTTERIQLLAYGEGGEERGEGFLRLWRPHPLLRELNLVDTPGTNALLQSHQVLTEGFLPRADLVLFVTSADRPLTRSEAEVLRLIRAWGKKVLLVVNKVDLLAPEDQEAVARYVAQGAREVLGEEVPLFLVSARRAKGGGDPGLEALRAHIAKTLAERALPLKLRGALGVLSRLLQEGKGALGAEREEQVKALATCEALEDLLRRHTARVRRDFAGQVALVAQVFREVEGRGHRFLEETVRLARLPDLLNARAFREAFQREVVQDAGARLERAVGEALRWLARREEELLLDALAYLKEARPLPRGEEPLFASLEEALGRFNPEEEAARLSGLAQEAVVRTLAGGAGGLGLGAALALVLKGLLADLTGLLAGFFVAFLALSILPRRKERAKRLLSQRLEEAFLAVRRALEEALEAGLARGAERFRALYRDRCEALAQRLRALEDHLEALGRLEAEASAL, from the coding sequence ATGCTCGAGGCTGAGGCCAAGCGGAGGAAGGAGGCGGTGCGGGCCGTGCTGGCCCAGGGGCTTGAGCTTCTGGCCCGTACCCCGGTGGATACGGGCCCCCTGCGCCAGGCCCTTTTGGACCTGGAGGGCCCCTTCCTCCTCGTGGTGGTGGGGGAGTTCAACTCGGGCAAATCCACCCTGGTGAACGCCCTTTTGGGGGAGGACCTCCTCCCCGAGGGGCCTACCCCTACCACGGAGCGCATCCAGCTCCTGGCCTACGGGGAAGGGGGGGAGGAGAGGGGGGAGGGCTTCCTGCGCCTATGGCGGCCGCACCCCCTTCTTCGGGAGCTCAACCTGGTGGACACCCCCGGCACCAACGCCCTTTTGCAAAGCCACCAGGTGCTCACGGAGGGGTTTTTGCCCCGGGCCGACCTGGTGCTCTTCGTCACCAGCGCCGACCGCCCCCTCACCCGTTCGGAGGCGGAGGTCCTGCGCCTCATCCGGGCCTGGGGGAAGAAGGTGCTCCTGGTGGTGAACAAGGTGGACCTCCTCGCCCCCGAGGACCAGGAGGCGGTGGCCCGTTACGTGGCCCAGGGGGCCCGGGAGGTTTTGGGGGAGGAGGTGCCCCTGTTCCTCGTCTCCGCCCGCCGGGCCAAGGGGGGCGGGGACCCGGGCCTCGAGGCCCTGAGGGCCCACATCGCCAAGACCCTGGCGGAGAGGGCCCTTCCCCTCAAGCTCCGGGGGGCCCTGGGGGTGCTCTCCCGCCTTCTCCAGGAGGGCAAGGGGGCCTTAGGGGCCGAACGGGAGGAGCAGGTGAAGGCCCTCGCCACCTGCGAGGCCCTGGAGGACCTCCTCCGGCGGCACACCGCCCGGGTGCGGCGCGACTTCGCCGGACAGGTGGCCCTGGTGGCCCAGGTGTTCCGGGAGGTGGAGGGGCGGGGCCACCGCTTCCTGGAGGAGACGGTGCGCCTGGCCCGCCTGCCGGACCTGCTGAACGCCCGGGCCTTTCGGGAGGCCTTCCAGAGGGAGGTGGTCCAGGACGCGGGGGCGAGGCTGGAGCGGGCGGTGGGGGAGGCCCTGCGGTGGCTGGCCCGCAGGGAGGAGGAGCTCCTTCTGGACGCCCTGGCCTACCTGAAGGAGGCCCGCCCGCTCCCCCGGGGGGAGGAGCCCCTCTTCGCCTCCCTCGAGGAGGCGCTCGGGCGGTTCAACCCCGAGGAGGAGGCCGCGAGGCTTTCCGGCCTGGCCCAGGAAGCCGTGGTGCGCACCCTGGCCGGGGGGGCGGGGGGGCTTGGGCTGGGGGCGGCCCTGGCCCTGGTCCTCAAGGGGCTTTTGGCCGACCTGACGGGGCTTCTGGCGGGTTTCTTCGTGGCCTTCCTGGCCCTCTCCATCCTGCCAAGGCGGAAGGAAAGGGCCAAGAGGCTCCTTTCCCAGCGGCTGGAGGAGGCTTTCCTCGCGGTGCGGCGGGCCCTGGAGGAGGCCCTGGAAGCGGGCCTTGCCCGGGGGGCGGAGCGCTTCCGGGCCCTCTACCGGGACCGGTGCGAGGCCCTGGCCCAGCGCCTGCGGGCCCTGGAGGACCACCTCGAGGCCCTGGGCCGCCTCGAGGCGGAGGCCTCTGCACTCTAG
- the purF gene encoding amidophosphoribosyltransferase, whose protein sequence is MDKPKEECGVLGLWSETPLDVAGLLHLGLLALQHRGQEAAGIAVTDGKEFLVEKDLGLVNQVFGEERLGKLRLEGARLGIAHTRYSTTGSNLRFNAQPLTARTAHGVLAIAHNGNFTNAKPLRDRLLREGATFQSTSDTEVMLLLLARLAHLPLPQAAAEAMRLLEGGYSILLMDRKTLLALRDPHGVRPLVLGKAPWGFVFASEPPALALLGAEYLRDVHPGEVVWVEEGRLQSLRVLPPDPTPCAFEWIYFARPDSLLDGVEAYQARVKMGEELFREAPAEADIVVPVPDSGIGAAVGYARASGLPLEYGLYKNPYAGRTFIQPTQELRDLKTRLKLSPTSAVRGQRVVLIDDSIVRGTTSKRIVQMLKEAGAKAVHFRVSSPPIRFPCYYGIDTAARKELIAAEKGVEEIRAYIGADSLAFLSEEGVRRAIGRSVCLACFNGRYPAGVPVEGEKLALELG, encoded by the coding sequence ATGGATAAGCCCAAGGAGGAGTGCGGGGTCCTGGGGCTCTGGAGCGAGACCCCCCTGGACGTGGCGGGCCTTTTGCACCTGGGGCTCCTCGCCCTCCAGCACCGGGGCCAGGAGGCCGCAGGGATCGCGGTCACGGACGGCAAGGAGTTCCTGGTGGAGAAGGACCTGGGGCTCGTGAACCAGGTCTTCGGCGAGGAGCGCCTGGGCAAGCTCCGCCTCGAGGGGGCCCGGCTTGGGATCGCCCACACCCGCTACTCCACCACGGGTTCCAACCTCCGCTTCAACGCCCAGCCCCTCACGGCAAGGACCGCCCACGGGGTGCTGGCCATCGCCCACAACGGCAACTTCACCAACGCCAAGCCCCTCCGCGACCGCCTCCTCCGGGAGGGGGCCACCTTCCAGAGCACCTCGGACACCGAGGTCATGCTCCTCCTCCTCGCCCGGCTGGCCCACCTCCCCCTGCCCCAGGCGGCGGCGGAGGCCATGCGGCTCCTGGAGGGGGGGTACTCCATCCTCCTCATGGACCGGAAGACCCTCCTCGCCCTCCGCGACCCCCACGGGGTGCGCCCCTTGGTCCTTGGGAAGGCCCCCTGGGGCTTCGTCTTCGCCTCCGAGCCCCCGGCCTTGGCCCTGCTCGGGGCCGAGTACCTGAGGGACGTGCACCCCGGGGAGGTGGTGTGGGTGGAGGAGGGCAGGCTCCAAAGCCTCCGGGTCCTTCCCCCAGACCCCACCCCCTGCGCCTTTGAGTGGATCTACTTCGCCCGCCCCGACAGCCTCCTAGACGGCGTAGAGGCCTACCAGGCCCGGGTCAAGATGGGGGAGGAGCTCTTCCGGGAGGCCCCCGCCGAGGCGGACATCGTGGTCCCCGTGCCCGACTCCGGCATCGGGGCCGCGGTGGGCTACGCCCGGGCAAGCGGCCTCCCCCTGGAGTACGGCCTCTACAAGAACCCCTACGCCGGGCGCACCTTCATCCAGCCCACCCAGGAGCTCCGCGACCTGAAGACCAGGCTCAAGCTCTCCCCTACCTCAGCGGTGCGGGGCCAACGGGTGGTCCTCATCGACGACTCCATCGTCCGGGGCACCACCAGCAAGCGGATCGTCCAGATGCTCAAGGAGGCCGGGGCCAAGGCGGTGCATTTCCGCGTCAGTAGCCCCCCCATCCGCTTCCCCTGCTACTACGGCATAGACACCGCGGCGCGCAAGGAGCTCATCGCCGCCGAGAAGGGCGTGGAGGAGATCCGGGCCTACATCGGGGCCGACTCCTTGGCCTTCCTCTCCGAGGAAGGGGTCAGGCGGGCCATCGGCCGGTCCGTTTGCCTCGCCTGCTTCAACGGGCGCTACCCTGCCGGCGTGCCCGTGGAGGGGGAAAAGCTCGCCCTAGAGCTGGGCTAG
- a CDS encoding class I SAM-dependent methyltransferase, which translates to MAVKALFALYPLLQGDYRAVEKALLALEGSGVDYRVLPTHSELWGGEEEVFRALKEAFARGAEEGALVMWALLTNACEAGDPFRKEDRLRRFPPLEIARKALEGLKAKSALDIGTGTGVFAEAFAQMGLFTVGLDPRADRLEVARSRVQGARFVEGRAEALPFPDGSFDLAFFGLSLHHLDAEKALKEAARVARRVAVLEWPYREEAVGPPLERRLAPEALAALFARTLGSPPRVHAEAGYTLAVWPSG; encoded by the coding sequence ATGGCGGTAAAGGCCCTTTTCGCCCTCTACCCCCTGCTCCAGGGGGACTACCGGGCGGTGGAGAAGGCCCTCCTGGCCCTGGAGGGAAGCGGGGTGGACTACCGGGTTTTGCCCACCCACTCCGAGCTTTGGGGGGGAGAGGAAGAGGTCTTTCGGGCCCTTAAGGAGGCCTTTGCCCGGGGGGCAGAGGAGGGGGCCTTGGTCATGTGGGCCCTCCTCACCAACGCCTGCGAGGCGGGGGATCCCTTTCGCAAGGAGGACCGCCTCCGGCGCTTTCCCCCCTTGGAGATCGCCCGGAAGGCCCTGGAAGGCCTAAAGGCCAAAAGTGCCCTGGACATCGGCACCGGGACGGGGGTCTTCGCCGAGGCCTTCGCCCAGATGGGCCTCTTCACCGTGGGCCTGGACCCTCGGGCGGACCGCCTGGAGGTGGCCCGATCCCGGGTCCAAGGGGCCCGGTTCGTGGAGGGGCGCGCCGAGGCCCTGCCCTTCCCCGACGGGAGCTTTGACCTCGCCTTCTTCGGGCTTTCCCTCCACCACCTGGACGCGGAAAAGGCGCTTAAGGAGGCCGCCCGGGTGGCGCGGCGGGTGGCTGTCTTGGAGTGGCCCTACCGGGAGGAGGCGGTAGGTCCGCCCCTGGAACGCAGGCTCGCCCCTGAGGCCCTGGCTGCCCTCTTCGCCCGGACCCTCGGCAGCCCTCCCCGGGTCCACGCCGAGGCGGGGTATACCTTGGCCGTTTGGCCTTCGGGCTAG
- a CDS encoding class I SAM-dependent methyltransferase: protein MDPFAGLAEAYEDWYRTPLGAFVISEEERALRGLLPEGQRLLEVGAGTGYWLRRLPYRERVGVEPSAAMRRVGEARTPEARWVAGKGEALPFGDGAFDAVLLFTTLEFVEDVERVLQEARRVLRPGGALLVGILDALSPWAALYRRLGEKGVRPWTHARFLAREDLAALLGPPEAEGGAVYLAPEASLPFPEADLAGRRAGNRPALYLGRWR, encoded by the coding sequence GTGGACCCCTTCGCCGGCCTTGCCGAGGCCTACGAGGACTGGTACCGGACCCCCTTGGGGGCCTTCGTCATCTCCGAGGAGGAAAGGGCCTTACGGGGGCTTCTTCCCGAGGGGCAACGCCTCCTCGAGGTGGGGGCGGGGACGGGCTACTGGCTTAGGCGCCTCCCCTACCGGGAGAGGGTGGGGGTGGAGCCCTCGGCGGCCATGCGCCGGGTGGGGGAGGCGCGGACGCCCGAGGCCCGCTGGGTGGCGGGGAAGGGGGAGGCGCTCCCCTTCGGGGACGGGGCCTTTGACGCCGTCCTCCTCTTCACCACCCTGGAGTTCGTGGAGGACGTGGAGCGGGTCCTCCAAGAGGCGAGGCGGGTCCTCCGCCCAGGCGGGGCCCTCCTGGTAGGGATCCTGGACGCCCTCTCCCCCTGGGCCGCCCTCTACCGGAGGCTCGGGGAGAAGGGGGTGCGCCCCTGGACCCATGCCCGCTTTCTCGCCCGCGAGGACCTCGCCGCCCTGCTCGGCCCCCCGGAGGCGGAGGGCGGGGCGGTCTATCTGGCCCCGGAGGCCTCTTTGCCCTTTCCCGAGGCCGACCTCGCGGGGAGGCGTGCGGGTAACCGCCCGGCGCTATACTTGGGAAGATGGCGGTAA
- a CDS encoding alpha-amylase family glycosyl hydrolase, with protein sequence MWWKEAVIYQVYPRSFQDTNGDGVGDLEGVRRRLPYLKALGVDALWLSPFYKSPMRDFGYDVADYCDVDPIFGTLEDFKALLAEAHALGLRVLIDLVPNHTSSEHPWFLESRASRDNPKRLWYVWADPGPGGGPPNNWQSFFGGPAWTLDEATGQYYLHQFLPEQPDLNWRNPEVRQAIHEVMRFWLRLGVDGFRVDTLWLLAEDLLLRDEPGNPDWRPGMWDRGRHLHIHMEDQPETYAYVREMRQVLDEFSEPGRERVMVGEIYLPFPQLVRYYQAGCHLPFNFHLLFRGLPDWRPENLARIVEEYESLLTPWDWPNWVLGNHDQPRLASRLGEAQARVAAMLLFTLRGTPTWYYGDEIGMPNGEIPPEKVQDPAALRQKGRLAEHGLPPGRDPCRTPMQWDASPFAGFSTVEPWLPVNPDYPRRNVALQEKDPRSTLHLVRRLIALRKDPGLLYGAYRTYRARDGVYAYLRGEGWVAALNLTDKERVLELPRGGQLVLSTHLDREERVGERLLLRPDEGAVVRLD encoded by the coding sequence GGGGTGGACGCCCTCTGGCTTTCCCCCTTCTACAAGAGCCCCATGCGGGACTTCGGCTACGATGTGGCCGACTACTGCGACGTGGACCCCATCTTCGGCACCCTCGAGGACTTCAAGGCCCTCCTCGCCGAGGCCCACGCCCTGGGGCTTCGGGTCCTCATAGACCTCGTCCCCAACCACACCTCCAGCGAGCACCCCTGGTTCTTGGAGTCCCGCGCCTCCCGGGATAACCCCAAGCGGCTCTGGTACGTCTGGGCGGACCCCGGGCCCGGAGGCGGCCCCCCCAACAACTGGCAGAGCTTCTTCGGCGGCCCCGCCTGGACCCTGGACGAGGCCACGGGCCAGTACTACCTCCACCAGTTCCTCCCTGAGCAGCCCGACCTCAACTGGCGGAACCCCGAGGTGCGCCAGGCCATCCACGAGGTGATGCGCTTCTGGCTCCGCCTCGGGGTGGACGGCTTCCGGGTGGACACCCTCTGGCTCCTCGCCGAGGACCTCCTCCTCAGGGACGAGCCCGGCAACCCCGACTGGCGCCCGGGGATGTGGGACCGGGGGCGGCACCTCCACATCCACATGGAGGACCAGCCCGAGACCTACGCCTACGTGCGGGAGATGCGCCAGGTTCTGGACGAGTTCTCCGAGCCGGGGCGGGAGCGGGTCATGGTGGGGGAGATCTACCTCCCCTTTCCCCAGCTCGTGCGCTACTACCAGGCGGGCTGCCACCTCCCCTTCAACTTCCACCTCCTCTTCCGGGGCCTCCCCGACTGGCGCCCGGAGAACCTGGCCCGCATCGTGGAGGAGTACGAGAGCCTCCTCACCCCCTGGGACTGGCCCAACTGGGTCCTGGGCAACCACGACCAGCCCCGCCTCGCCTCCCGCCTCGGGGAGGCCCAGGCCCGGGTGGCGGCCATGCTCCTCTTCACCTTGAGGGGTACCCCCACCTGGTACTACGGGGACGAGATCGGGATGCCCAATGGCGAGATCCCCCCGGAGAAGGTGCAGGACCCAGCGGCCCTAAGGCAGAAGGGCCGCCTCGCCGAGCACGGCCTGCCCCCGGGGCGCGACCCTTGCCGCACCCCCATGCAGTGGGACGCCTCCCCCTTCGCGGGGTTTTCCACGGTGGAGCCCTGGCTTCCCGTCAACCCCGACTACCCCCGAAGAAACGTGGCCCTCCAGGAGAAGGACCCCCGCTCCACCCTCCACCTGGTGCGGCGCCTCATCGCCTTGAGGAAAGACCCCGGCCTCCTCTACGGGGCCTACCGCACCTACCGGGCGCGGGACGGGGTGTACGCCTACCTCCGGGGAGAGGGGTGGGTTGCGGCGTTGAACCTCACGGACAAGGAGAGGGTCTTGGAACTGCCCCGGGGGGGCCAGCTCGTGCTCTCCACCCACCTGGACCGGGAGGAGCGGGTGGGGGAGAGGCTTCTCCTCCGCCCCGACGAGGGCGCGGTGGTGCGGCTAGACTGA